From the Spiroplasma sp. BIUS-1 genome, one window contains:
- a CDS encoding DegV family protein yields the protein MKIAILIDSSCGIKDTEGFNDLHCVPLMITTDDGNQIADDKDLHSEEFYKLNDSQLLKTSQSIPGVMLQKWDELLKEYDEVICLLLSKGLSGQYNTFRMFSQEDEYKNRIHVIDTNGVSIIIKRQLELVKKLIKEGKKAQEIKEIIEEHYNKTVGYIIPKSLDQLVRGGRISKAAAGLAKVLKITPILKYDGEIDKEGKTRTFKKAVEEAIQLIKTNNPNNTVIDIAFSRTDEETLEIVKNVIEKENLEIGLFDEMPNTITCHTGRETFAFMPNQIWGEKLWK from the coding sequence ATGAAAATTGCAATTTTAATCGACTCTTCTTGTGGAATTAAAGATACAGAAGGATTTAATGATTTGCATTGTGTACCGTTAATGATAACTACCGATGATGGAAACCAAATAGCTGATGATAAAGATTTACATAGTGAAGAATTTTATAAATTAAATGATTCACAACTTTTAAAAACATCACAATCCATTCCCGGAGTTATGTTGCAAAAATGAGATGAGTTATTAAAAGAATATGATGAAGTAATATGTTTATTACTTTCTAAAGGTCTTTCAGGTCAATACAACACATTTAGAATGTTTTCTCAAGAAGACGAATATAAAAATAGAATTCATGTAATTGATACTAATGGTGTTAGCATCATTATCAAACGTCAATTAGAATTAGTTAAAAAACTAATTAAAGAAGGTAAAAAGGCTCAAGAAATTAAAGAAATAATAGAGGAACACTACAATAAAACTGTAGGTTATATTATTCCTAAATCTCTTGATCAATTAGTTCGTGGTGGAAGAATAAGTAAAGCTGCTGCTGGACTTGCAAAAGTATTAAAAATAACTCCAATACTTAAGTATGATGGAGAAATTGACAAAGAAGGAAAAACAAGAACCTTTAAAAAAGCAGTTGAAGAAGCAATTCAACTGATAAAAACAAATAATCCAAATAACACTGTAATTGACATTGCATTTTCTAGAACTGATGAAGAAACACTTGAAATTGTAAAAAATGTTATAGAAAAGGAAAATTTAGAAATTGGTTTATTTGATGAAATGCCAAATACAATCACTTGTCATACAGGTAGAGAAACATTTGCATTTATGCCTAATCAAATTTGAGGAGAAAAACTATGAAAATAG
- a CDS encoding DegV family protein, which translates to MKIAVITDSSSGIKNLKEFKNLYLVPLMITKENGEQIADNENLETEEFYKLNDSQLLKTSQSIPGMMMEKWDELLKEYDEIVCLLLSKGLSGQYNTFRMFSQEDEYNGKVHVIDTNSVSIVLKRQLELVEKLIDEGKNGKEIKDIVEEHYNKTVGYIIPKSLDQLVRGGRISKAAAGLAKILKITPILKYNGEIDKEGKTRTFKKAVEEALVLLKKNYPNSNIVDIAYSRTNQETIELVKEVAKSSGYEIGLFDEMPNTITCHTGRETFALMPYQVWGEKLWK; encoded by the coding sequence ATGAAAATAGCTGTAATTACTGATTCATCAAGTGGAATAAAAAACTTAAAGGAATTTAAAAACCTTTACTTAGTTCCACTTATGATCACTAAAGAAAATGGCGAGCAAATCGCAGATAATGAAAACTTAGAAACTGAAGAGTTTTATAAATTAAATGATTCACAACTTTTAAAAACATCACAATCTATTCCGGGAATGATGATGGAAAAATGAGATGAATTATTAAAAGAATATGATGAAATAGTTTGTTTATTACTTTCAAAAGGACTTTCAGGTCAATACAATACATTTAGAATGTTTTCACAAGAAGATGAATATAACGGTAAAGTTCATGTTATTGATACAAACAGTGTAAGTATTGTTCTTAAAAGGCAACTAGAATTAGTTGAAAAACTAATCGATGAAGGTAAAAATGGAAAAGAAATTAAAGATATTGTTGAAGAACACTACAATAAAACTGTAGGTTATATTATTCCTAAATCTCTTGATCAATTAGTTCGTGGTGGAAGAATAAGTAAAGCTGCTGCTGGACTTGCTAAAATCTTAAAAATTACTCCAATACTAAAATACAATGGAGAAATTGATAAAGAAGGAAAAACAAGGACATTTAAAAAAGCAGTTGAAGAAGCACTTGTGCTACTTAAAAAGAACTACCCTAATAGCAATATAGTTGATATTGCTTACTCAAGGACAAATCAAGAAACTATCGAACTTGTTAAGGAAGTTGCAAAATCATCTGGTTACGAAATTGGTTTATTTGATGAAATGCCAAATACAATCACTTGTCATACAGGTAGAGAAACATTTGCTCTTATGCCTTATCAAGTTTGAGGAGAAAAATTATGAAAATAG
- a CDS encoding DegV family protein, translating into MKIAIITDSACGIPNISEIKNLYLVPLMISKEDGTQIADDESFSADEFYKLNDSQILKTSQSIPGMMMEKWDELLKEYDQIVCILISKGLSGQYNTCKMLSNEDEYKGKVFIADSNGVSTVLRRQVEMALDLTEKVKDAKEIEQAIEKENEKFSLMIIPKTLDQLVRGGRISKAAAGLAKLLKIVPILKYNGIIDKQGKERTFKRAIQESISVLKEFGNTNIIDISYSRINHEHIDLVKDLVKSEGMEIGLIDELPNTITCHTGRETVALATWKK; encoded by the coding sequence ATGAAAATAGCAATAATAACTGATTCTGCTTGCGGAATACCAAATATAAGTGAGATTAAGAACTTATATTTAGTACCATTAATGATAAGTAAGGAAGATGGGACTCAAATAGCTGATGATGAAAGCTTTTCAGCAGATGAGTTTTACAAATTAAATGATTCACAAATATTAAAAACATCACAATCTATTCCAGGAATGATGATGGAAAAATGAGATGAATTATTAAAAGAATATGATCAAATTGTTTGTATATTAATTTCAAAAGGACTTTCAGGTCAATACAATACTTGCAAAATGCTTTCAAATGAAGATGAATATAAAGGCAAAGTCTTTATAGCAGATTCAAACGGAGTAAGCACAGTATTAAGAAGGCAAGTTGAAATGGCTTTAGATTTAACTGAAAAAGTTAAAGATGCTAAAGAAATTGAACAGGCAATTGAAAAAGAAAATGAAAAATTTAGTTTAATGATAATTCCAAAAACTCTTGATCAATTAGTTCGTGGAGGAAGAATAAGTAAAGCTGCTGCCGGACTTGCTAAACTCCTTAAAATCGTTCCAATACTTAAATATAATGGAATAATTGATAAACAAGGTAAGGAAAGAACTTTTAAAAGAGCAATCCAAGAATCTATAAGCGTTTTAAAAGAATTTGGAAATACAAATATAATTGATATATCTTATTCAAGAATAAATCATGAACACATAGATTTAGTAAAAGATTTAGTTAAATCAGAAGGAATGGAAATTGGTTTGATTGATGAATTACCAAACACAATCACCTGTCATACAGGTAGAGAAACAGTTGCATTGGCAACATGAAAAAAATAG
- a CDS encoding DegV family protein: protein MKIGILVDSSTGYLENEHKYKNVRVIPLHLIVNDKDDYLDTPEDIKKNNLIKILGDGHKTSTSQASPGELMNKYEEMLKEFDHIIHMTIPYNLSGMHQTAVMISNDDDFKGKVTVIENCIAANCAQLLTIKFAQMAEDGIEDPKEYQKESDRWGKGSFTAIIPSDLQKMSKGGRASSLLITMLKMMKTKVGIQWLDKPKKLGMGRTYGAVLDKMISALRKELKEEFVLHFVTLPEAKKTHMDQIRKYLENEKIDYVEAKIPNVYPWHAGIDTIGLIAVEKSLMPKK, encoded by the coding sequence ATGAAAATAGGAATATTGGTAGATAGCTCAACAGGTTATCTAGAAAATGAACATAAATATAAAAATGTTAGAGTAATACCTTTACATTTGATAGTAAACGATAAAGATGATTATTTAGATACACCAGAGGATATCAAAAAGAACAATCTTATAAAAATATTGGGAGATGGACATAAAACATCAACTAGTCAAGCTTCTCCTGGAGAGTTAATGAATAAATACGAAGAAATGTTAAAGGAGTTTGATCATATTATTCATATGACAATCCCTTACAACCTTTCAGGTATGCACCAAACAGCTGTCATGATCTCAAATGATGATGACTTTAAGGGTAAAGTTACAGTTATAGAAAACTGTATCGCTGCAAACTGTGCTCAATTATTAACAATTAAATTTGCACAAATGGCAGAGGATGGTATTGAAGATCCTAAAGAATATCAAAAAGAATCTGATAGATGAGGTAAAGGTAGTTTTACTGCAATCATACCAAGTGACTTGCAAAAAATGTCTAAAGGTGGAAGAGCAAGTTCATTATTAATAACAATGTTAAAAATGATGAAAACTAAAGTTGGTATCCAATGATTAGACAAACCTAAAAAATTGGGTATGGGTAGAACTTATGGAGCTGTTTTAGATAAAATGATATCAGCTTTAAGAAAAGAATTAAAAGAAGAATTTGTTCTACACTTTGTTACATTACCAGAAGCTAAAAAAACTCATATGGATCAAATAAGAAAATATCTTGAAAATGAAAAAATTGATTATGTTGAAGCTAAAATACCTAATGTCTATCCATGACACGCAGGAATTGATACAATAGGTTTAATAGCAGTAGAAAAATCATTAATGCCAAAAAAATAA
- a CDS encoding Fur family transcriptional regulator: MENKLNEYLELFKSKKVKLTDVRLSMLKIIATKKHFTINELISMVEEDLGSVNVMSIYNNIDLFLDMHLLFANTINGKQIIYEAISTQLMHISCDKCGSLEDLESPSLANELFVRFSNILENKEMELEHFKLELHGICKKCK; the protein is encoded by the coding sequence ATGGAAAATAAATTAAACGAGTATTTAGAGTTATTCAAAAGTAAAAAAGTTAAACTTACCGATGTAAGACTGTCTATGTTGAAAATAATAGCTACAAAGAAACACTTCACAATAAACGAACTTATTTCAATGGTTGAAGAAGATTTGGGTAGTGTTAATGTTATGTCTATTTATAACAACATTGATTTGTTCTTAGATATGCATTTATTGTTTGCAAACACAATAAATGGTAAACAGATTATTTATGAAGCTATATCTACACAATTAATGCACATAAGTTGTGATAAGTGTGGTTCTTTAGAAGATCTTGAAAGTCCATCTTTAGCAAATGAATTATTTGTAAGATTCTCTAATATATTAGAAAATAAAGAAATGGAACTAGAACATTTCAAGTTAGAGCTTCATGGTATATGTAAAAAATGTAAATAA
- a CDS encoding acyl carrier protein: MNYFEEIKKALLNKGAKGTISNNTEFKAMGLDSLDLMDMIVTLEEKLNISISDDELLEIKKVSDLLEVVEKLTK; encoded by the coding sequence ATGAATTATTTTGAAGAAATAAAAAAAGCTCTTTTAAATAAAGGGGCAAAAGGAACAATCAGCAACAATACAGAATTTAAAGCAATGGGGTTAGATTCATTAGATTTAATGGATATGATTGTTACTTTAGAAGAAAAATTAAACATATCTATCTCAGATGATGAATTGTTGGAAATAAAAAAAGTAAGTGACCTTTTAGAAGTTGTTGAAAAACTAACTAAATAG
- a CDS encoding 2-oxo acid dehydrogenase subunit E2 produces the protein MVHLRARNLPSKGILREWLFSGEEISFGQDFALIELEDGTKVNIKSNYNGIVTKTIHLHSNVKNGSILANIAVGEKEIQKFKTRHFKKGDIEKIPQEEVFIADGDYEPNLKPVETDADLFSGAVLYDRYNQAVTPFSSGRDDIMDSPEKIKELEERDKNMSQANEQPKDRFAQMRANIRNSIKNAPQNKIMGDLTKEELLNMANEKPKEEDGGNLFSTNNSAGVSKFRQLVQARKEKLLEENDFKEVQEADEEINAMSKTDEKGRPLIMRNIIQARIEKLNNSGGDPSVLEKDIVATKENAILDSQKEKELKNQQKSAQEVETMKQKNLEVREDETFMRQGASEDGQFGVTFGSYVEDEEPTVIDANDLNPYGGLVMPKKKPKELMEEIGHKSSKTYAEAKLSNLYDTSRRWDIMKSRDERSVINQRREAVERGLKEENLQYSKKVKEIGIPKEFLREVPQQDPSTGAMVFMPYNETPKGKQEFENWLRATNLYTAYKDEENYIEKTQELGSSAAIAELENIANESILVKTPKVVQKELKTEISKKDSELQEVADKKVASETVDFLKDQIKELQKTLKEQNQLNAATSKLNQQSNLNAGTDTFGQMMQYMLMQNMMQNMSIKKDSSKEISANDLKSIIKEEINAFSSELKEKQRQEEERARLEKEIIERVEKDIREKLELERLEREKENIKDVNFEKDKPDNSVGYIQFESNDENKVIEREKINQNRNSAVKSMILSQNFIPPLTISTEIDMSSILKLKHMLKQTQDHIKFTTISFIAKAISIALEEYPKINSSYDPETNEVLIRKYHNIGLATETSEGLIIPVLKFVEKLSIKEVAIDIKEVTTRLRSGELYDYEADGSTITIANYGNIGAIQATPTIFYPNAAVIGVGKIVKKPVVVDNEKLAIKAIMNMSLTVDQRIIDAAEAGKFLAKVKSILEKPEILTVS, from the coding sequence ATGGTACATCTTAGGGCAAGAAACCTACCATCAAAAGGAATTCTAAGAGAGTGATTATTTTCTGGAGAAGAAATAAGCTTTGGACAAGACTTTGCTCTAATAGAACTTGAAGATGGTACTAAAGTTAATATTAAATCAAACTACAATGGAATAGTTACTAAAACAATTCATTTACACTCAAATGTTAAAAATGGAAGTATTTTAGCAAACATTGCTGTTGGAGAAAAAGAAATTCAAAAATTTAAAACAAGACACTTTAAAAAAGGTGATATTGAAAAAATTCCCCAAGAAGAAGTATTTATAGCCGATGGAGATTATGAACCAAACTTAAAACCAGTAGAAACTGATGCTGATCTATTCTCTGGAGCTGTACTATATGATAGATATAATCAAGCTGTAACACCATTTTCATCTGGAAGAGATGACATTATGGATTCGCCTGAAAAAATTAAAGAGCTAGAAGAGAGGGATAAAAATATGAGTCAAGCAAATGAGCAACCAAAAGATAGATTTGCTCAAATGAGAGCAAATATTAGAAACTCTATTAAAAATGCCCCTCAAAATAAAATAATGGGTGATTTAACAAAAGAAGAATTATTAAATATGGCAAATGAAAAACCAAAAGAAGAAGATGGTGGAAACTTATTTTCAACAAATAATTCAGCTGGTGTAAGTAAGTTTAGACAATTAGTGCAAGCAAGAAAAGAAAAACTTCTAGAAGAAAATGATTTCAAAGAAGTTCAAGAAGCAGATGAAGAAATAAATGCAATGTCAAAAACTGACGAAAAAGGTCGACCACTAATTATGAGAAATATAATTCAAGCAAGAATTGAGAAATTAAATAACTCTGGTGGAGATCCAAGTGTTTTAGAAAAAGATATTGTTGCTACAAAAGAGAATGCAATTCTTGACAGTCAAAAAGAAAAAGAATTAAAAAACCAACAAAAAAGTGCACAAGAGGTTGAGACAATGAAACAAAAAAATCTTGAAGTTAGAGAAGATGAAACATTTATGAGACAAGGGGCCAGTGAAGATGGTCAATTTGGTGTTACCTTTGGTTCTTATGTAGAAGATGAAGAACCAACTGTAATTGATGCAAATGATTTAAATCCTTATGGTGGACTTGTTATGCCTAAAAAGAAACCAAAAGAATTAATGGAAGAAATAGGTCACAAATCAAGCAAGACATATGCTGAGGCAAAACTTTCAAATTTATATGATACTTCAAGAAGATGAGATATCATGAAAAGTCGTGATGAAAGAAGTGTAATAAACCAAAGAAGAGAAGCTGTAGAAAGAGGATTAAAAGAGGAAAATCTTCAATACAGTAAAAAAGTTAAGGAAATAGGAATTCCAAAAGAATTTTTAAGAGAAGTTCCTCAACAAGATCCTTCAACTGGGGCAATGGTTTTTATGCCTTATAATGAAACTCCAAAAGGTAAACAAGAATTTGAAAATTGATTAAGAGCTACAAACCTTTACACAGCATATAAAGATGAAGAAAATTATATTGAAAAAACTCAAGAACTAGGTTCAAGTGCAGCAATAGCTGAATTGGAAAATATTGCAAATGAATCAATATTGGTTAAAACTCCGAAAGTTGTTCAAAAAGAATTAAAAACTGAAATTAGTAAAAAAGATAGTGAATTACAAGAAGTTGCTGATAAAAAAGTGGCTTCTGAAACAGTTGACTTCCTTAAAGATCAAATCAAAGAATTACAAAAAACTTTAAAAGAACAAAATCAACTTAATGCTGCAACATCAAAACTTAACCAACAGTCAAACTTAAATGCAGGAACTGATACTTTTGGCCAAATGATGCAATACATGTTAATGCAAAACATGATGCAAAACATGAGTATCAAAAAAGATTCAAGCAAAGAAATTAGTGCAAATGATTTGAAATCAATAATTAAAGAAGAAATTAATGCATTTTCAAGTGAGTTAAAAGAAAAACAACGTCAAGAAGAAGAAAGAGCTCGTTTAGAAAAAGAAATTATTGAAAGAGTTGAAAAAGATATAAGAGAAAAACTTGAATTAGAAAGATTGGAAAGAGAAAAAGAAAACATTAAAGATGTTAACTTTGAAAAAGATAAACCAGATAATTCAGTTGGATATATACAATTCGAATCAAATGATGAAAATAAAGTTATTGAAAGAGAAAAAATTAATCAAAACAGAAACTCTGCTGTTAAATCAATGATATTAAGTCAAAACTTTATACCACCTTTAACAATATCTACAGAGATTGATATGAGCTCAATTTTAAAATTGAAGCACATGTTAAAACAAACTCAAGATCATATTAAATTCACAACAATATCATTTATTGCCAAAGCAATATCTATTGCGTTGGAAGAATATCCAAAAATAAATTCAAGTTATGACCCAGAAACTAATGAAGTCCTGATAAGAAAATACCATAATATTGGATTAGCAACAGAAACAAGTGAAGGTTTAATAATACCAGTACTTAAATTTGTTGAAAAACTTTCAATAAAAGAAGTTGCAATCGATATAAAAGAAGTTACAACAAGACTTAGATCTGGAGAACTTTATGATTATGAAGCAGATGGTAGCACAATAACAATTGCTAATTATGGTAATATTGGAGCAATACAAGCCACTCCAACAATTTTCTATCCAAATGCCGCTGTAATTGGTGTTGGAAAAATAGTTAAAAAACCAGTAGTTGTTGATAATGAAAAACTAGCTATTAAAGCAATTATGAATATGAGTTTAACAGTTGACCAAAGAATAATAGATGCAGCTGAAGCTGGAAAATTCTTAGCTAAAGTAAAATCTATTCTTGAAAAACCAGAAATACTTACAGTTTCTTAA
- a CDS encoding Pr6Pr family membrane protein yields MKLNKDFEFSLKVMVLIVLIAFLAFDFVLQVYSPKKNLEGIPVIERIDIYYAFFTTQSNYAVVLYLIVALFMRRIYNTKPAFGIELAMTVYITVTMLVFWFGLLASPDELKAYYPSNWVSTVVLHMCIPSIMIGYFMLSCGDQYYSTRRHSKFSLPLTCGYPIGYLMFAMIRGEIRFNYYSPEFFTNIYSVEDKSQSWFWQNLWSEGNGVINNDQHFTQQMWYPYWFLNVHQFKLEANGEVYSKSFGPEWMVISIFILAVMAITLLVVGLQFFYLNWNNGKFYRWHDIEGKLITKEEHDYRKQRAKLKKITIKNQAKMELLHKKTDYKIFLKSIKSLPKDQRLIKKAAHLKAKSLEEKLKRASIKQEKVIIKSNKGQIKRFILSLNYKDRPFVKENLREAERYKKLVKQGVLIFRPKYVD; encoded by the coding sequence ATGAAGTTAAATAAAGATTTTGAATTTTCTTTAAAAGTAATGGTTTTAATAGTTTTAATTGCTTTTTTAGCTTTCGACTTTGTTTTACAAGTTTATTCACCCAAAAAAAATCTAGAGGGTATTCCTGTAATTGAAAGAATAGATATATATTATGCCTTCTTTACTACCCAATCAAACTATGCAGTTGTTCTTTACCTAATTGTTGCTTTATTTATGAGAAGAATTTATAACACAAAACCAGCATTTGGAATAGAACTTGCAATGACTGTTTATATTACAGTTACAATGCTAGTTTTCTGATTTGGACTTTTAGCATCACCTGACGAATTAAAAGCCTATTATCCATCTAACTGGGTTTCAACTGTTGTTTTACATATGTGTATACCTTCAATAATGATAGGTTATTTTATGCTTTCTTGTGGAGATCAATATTATTCTACAAGAAGACATTCAAAATTCTCTTTACCATTAACATGTGGTTATCCAATTGGTTATTTAATGTTTGCAATGATTAGAGGAGAAATTAGATTTAATTATTACTCACCAGAATTCTTTACAAATATATATAGTGTAGAAGATAAGAGTCAAAGTTGATTTTGACAAAATTTATGAAGTGAAGGCAACGGTGTTATTAACAACGATCAACACTTCACACAACAAATGTGATACCCATATTGATTTTTAAATGTTCATCAATTTAAACTGGAAGCAAATGGAGAAGTTTATAGTAAAAGCTTTGGACCTGAATGAATGGTAATCTCAATATTTATATTAGCTGTTATGGCAATTACATTGCTAGTTGTTGGTTTACAGTTTTTCTACTTAAATTGAAATAATGGTAAATTTTACAGATGACATGATATTGAAGGAAAACTTATTACAAAAGAAGAACACGACTATCGTAAACAAAGAGCAAAACTGAAAAAAATTACAATTAAAAATCAAGCAAAAATGGAATTACTTCATAAGAAAACTGATTATAAAATTTTCTTAAAAAGTATTAAATCACTTCCAAAAGATCAAAGATTAATTAAAAAAGCAGCTCACTTAAAAGCTAAATCGCTAGAAGAAAAACTTAAGAGAGCTTCAATAAAACAAGAAAAAGTTATTATTAAATCTAATAAGGGACAAATTAAAAGATTTATCTTGTCTTTAAACTATAAAGACAGACCGTTTGTAAAAGAAAATTTAAGAGAAGCAGAACGTTACAAAAAATTAGTTAAGCAAGGGGTTTTAATTTTTAGACCTAAATATGTTGACTAG
- a CDS encoding acetate kinase: protein MILVVNAGSSSIKFKLFNTSDSKNPVALVDGLAERISVDGRLTIEVDGEKHVFEDKMNDHLDAVKLILAKFTDLKVIEKPEDIKGIGFRIVHGGDKIVETVELTQEIKKTIEDNIRLAPLHNPGALTSINAFQESLPNAKLVGCFDTSYHQTMPEISYMYNVPYEWYTDLKVRKYGFHGISYEYIAFKAQEIFNKKQDDLNLIVCHLGNGASICAIKNGKSYNTTMGLTPLAGLMMGTRSGDIDPSIIQYVAKETQKDVFQITDILNKESGLHGVSKVSSDMRDVIAEAQNNNPKAKLALDLYTQTVADFVVKFANQINDKIDGIIFTAGIGENASLVREKVINKCGLLGLEIDSTLNDQKYSDYLAISSSNSKIQVLKVRTNEELMICNETLRFL, encoded by the coding sequence ATGATCTTAGTAGTAAATGCAGGAAGTAGTTCAATTAAATTTAAACTATTCAATACAAGTGATTCAAAAAACCCAGTTGCATTAGTAGATGGTCTTGCTGAAAGAATTTCAGTTGATGGTAGACTAACTATTGAAGTTGATGGAGAAAAACATGTATTTGAAGATAAAATGAATGATCATTTAGATGCAGTTAAATTAATTTTAGCTAAATTTACTGATTTAAAAGTTATTGAAAAACCAGAAGATATTAAAGGTATTGGATTTAGAATAGTTCATGGGGGAGACAAAATTGTTGAAACTGTAGAATTAACTCAAGAAATCAAAAAAACAATTGAAGATAACATTAGACTAGCACCATTACATAATCCAGGAGCTTTAACTTCAATTAACGCTTTCCAAGAAAGTTTACCAAATGCAAAACTAGTTGGATGTTTTGATACATCATATCACCAAACAATGCCAGAAATTAGTTATATGTATAATGTTCCTTATGAATGATATACTGACTTAAAAGTTAGAAAATATGGATTCCACGGAATAAGTTATGAATACATTGCTTTTAAAGCACAAGAAATTTTCAATAAAAAACAAGATGATTTAAACTTAATAGTTTGTCACTTGGGGAATGGTGCAAGTATTTGTGCAATTAAAAATGGAAAATCATACAACACAACTATGGGATTAACTCCTCTAGCAGGTCTTATGATGGGGACAAGAAGTGGTGATATTGATCCTTCAATAATACAATATGTAGCAAAAGAAACACAAAAAGATGTTTTCCAAATTACAGATATTTTAAATAAAGAATCAGGATTACACGGGGTAAGTAAAGTAAGTAGTGACATGAGAGATGTTATTGCAGAAGCTCAAAATAATAATCCAAAAGCTAAATTGGCATTAGATTTATACACTCAAACAGTAGCTGATTTTGTTGTTAAATTTGCTAATCAAATCAATGATAAAATTGATGGAATTATTTTCACAGCAGGTATTGGTGAAAATGCCTCATTAGTAAGAGAAAAAGTTATCAATAAATGTGGCTTACTAGGATTAGAAATTGATTCAACTTTAAATGATCAAAAATACTCAGATTATTTAGCAATTTCTTCAAGTAACTCAAAAATACAAGTTTTAAAAGTTAGAACAAATGAAGAATTAATGATATGTAATGAAACTTTAAGATTTTTATAA
- the pta gene encoding phosphate acetyltransferase — translation MWSIKEIENKIKSIEKKQIVVFPEGTQEKIQQNAEFLVENELATPILLFNTKSEVPNNLNSKINIVILDEYNKDEMTKVFLEARKGKADEETAKKLLNQRTYFGVMMMKMNLADAMICGLEYTTADTLRPALQIIKTSAKYSIASSVFLMSKENESYLFTDCALNVDPNPQQLADIASMAADFAKQLNEEDVQVALLSYSTNGSGMGPTVEKVHQAVELLKDKETQGILFDGEMQFDSAFDKDVRDKKYPNTKITKQHPDVYVFPDLNSGNIGYKIAQRLGNFQAAGPFILGLNKPVNDLSRGATLEDIKQTSIVTIYTSMFNGGEK, via the coding sequence ATGTGATCAATAAAAGAAATAGAAAATAAAATTAAATCAATAGAGAAAAAACAAATAGTTGTTTTCCCCGAAGGTACACAAGAAAAAATTCAACAAAATGCTGAATTTTTAGTAGAAAATGAATTGGCAACACCAATACTTTTATTTAATACAAAAAGTGAAGTGCCAAATAATTTGAATTCTAAAATAAATATTGTTATTTTAGATGAATACAATAAAGATGAAATGACAAAAGTTTTTTTAGAAGCAAGAAAAGGAAAAGCAGATGAAGAAACTGCTAAAAAATTATTAAACCAAAGAACTTATTTTGGGGTAATGATGATGAAAATGAATTTAGCTGATGCTATGATATGTGGTTTAGAATACACAACAGCAGATACTTTAAGACCGGCATTACAAATAATAAAAACTAGTGCTAAATATTCAATAGCTTCATCTGTATTTTTAATGTCAAAAGAAAACGAAAGTTACTTATTTACAGATTGTGCTTTAAATGTTGATCCAAACCCTCAACAATTAGCAGATATTGCTTCAATGGCAGCAGATTTTGCAAAGCAATTAAATGAAGAAGATGTTCAAGTAGCCTTGTTGAGTTATTCAACAAATGGTTCAGGAATGGGACCAACTGTTGAAAAAGTGCATCAAGCAGTAGAATTATTAAAAGATAAAGAAACTCAAGGAATTCTATTTGATGGAGAAATGCAATTTGACTCAGCTTTTGATAAAGATGTAAGAGATAAAAAATATCCAAACACAAAAATTACAAAACAACATCCAGATGTTTATGTATTCCCTGATTTAAACTCAGGAAATATTGGTTATAAAATAGCTCAAAGACTTGGTAATTTCCAAGCAGCAGGTCCTTTCATACTTGGTTTAAACAAACCGGTAAATGACTTATCAAGAGGGGCAACTTTAGAAGATATAAAACAAACTTCTATTGTTACAATTTATACATCAATGTTTAATGGAGGAGAAAAATAA
- the coaD gene encoding pantetheine-phosphate adenylyltransferase, protein MKRAIYPGSFNPFHDGHLNILTKASKLFDEVIVVVTKNISKNSNPDLEERLEKIKLLTKDLKNIKIETNQDKLTADFAREKDIHYIVRGIRDTKTLDYEIELYDANKSIYEDLETVYFLSDNESRQVSSTLLKEIEKYKNEE, encoded by the coding sequence ATGAAAAGAGCTATTTATCCGGGGAGTTTCAATCCCTTTCATGATGGTCATTTGAATATTTTAACTAAAGCATCAAAATTATTTGACGAAGTAATTGTTGTAGTTACAAAAAATATATCAAAAAATAGCAATCCAGATTTGGAAGAAAGACTGGAAAAAATTAAATTACTTACTAAGGATTTAAAGAATATAAAAATAGAGACCAATCAAGATAAATTAACAGCTGATTTTGCAAGAGAAAAAGATATTCATTACATTGTAAGGGGTATAAGAGATACTAAAACTCTTGATTATGAAATAGAGCTATATGATGCAAATAAAAGCATATATGAAGATCTAGAAACAGTCTACTTTCTATCTGACAATGAAAGTAGACAAGTTTCTTCAACATTATTAAAAGAAATAGAAAAATATAAAAATGAGGAATAA